The genomic interval CGGAAAAACCCTCCGGGAGCGGGGATCAGGGCCATGCCGGCTTCTGTGTCGGTCTGGCCCGGCCGGGTACGGTCCACCGGCCCCGGCCATCGTAGCGACGACTTGTCGGTTCGTTCGCGCGGGGTCCACAGGTGTGATCAAAGTGGCAATCAAACAGCCACGGACGGGCTATCGGGCCGGTCGGGGGCGGCCCGTGTGGCCAGGATGATCAGCATTTTCCCGGAAATCGACGGATTTCTGAGGTTCGGATACGAGGTGCGCGAGCCGTCCGCGTGCCAGCCTGCGCAGTTCGTCGGCGGCGACGGCCCGCTCCTCGTCCACTTCGTTGCCCAACCGGGTGCGGATCCCGCCGAGCACCTGGTTGAGCTGCTCCTCCGGGCGCAGGCCGTCCAGACAGATCACGAAGGCGTGCCCGAAGCTGCTCTCGTACGCGGCGTGGGCGGCGCGCAGCGCGGTGTGCGCGCTGGCGGGGGCGCCGTCGCGCAGGCCCGCGGAGGACTCGTCGGCCAGGGCGTCGGAGATCTCGTCGCAGGACAGGTCGTACGCCGCCTCGTCGGCCGCGGCGAGCAGGGATTCGAGATCGGGGTACGGGCGGTGCGCGACCAGCCGCTGCGCCCAGCGGCGGCTGCCGCAGCAGGCGAGCAGGGCGGCTTCGGCGGCGCCGGCGGGCGCGGCGTTGAACCGGTCCAGACCGGCTGCGACCGCCGGTCCGTGCTTCTGCTGGGGTACGGGCGTTCGACCGGACAGCGTGAGCTCCTCGAATGGGACCGACGAGAAGGGCGGTGCGGGTGTGCCCCAACGCTATCGATGGTCCGGGAGGGCTGTCCGACGGATGCGGCGATTTCACCCGGACGGGAGAGTTTGGGCACACATTGTGGAAGTTTGGTGGCCCATTCGGCATCGTTCGCCCAATGATGTCGCAATTCCGGGGTCCCCTGGCCGTGGCCGCCGTCTCCCTGTCCATCCCGCTCATAGCCCTCGCCGTACCGTCCAAGCCGTCCGCGCCGACGGCGGCACCGGCAGCACCCTCCAAGTCGGCGTCCCCCAAGCCGGCGGCGCCCTCGAAGCCGGCAGCGGCACCCTCGAAGCCGGCAGCGGCACCCTCGAAGCCGGCGGCACCGTCCGCGCCTGCGGGGCCGTCCAAGGCGCCCGGCGCCATCCCGTCGGTGCGGGAGTACGACGCCGCGACCGGCCCCGGCTGGCAGCCCGGCCGTGGCACGCGGGTCGTCGTGGCACCGGACAACAGCCGGGTGCTCGCCGACGAGGGAAGGCTCCTGGCCCAGGAACTGAAGCGGGGCTTCTTGCCCGCCGGGTCCGGCCGCGCGGGTGACATCGAGCTCGCGATCATGCCCGGGGGCGCCCCCGAGTCGTACACCCTCACCGTGCGTGACGGGCGTGTACGCGTCACAGGCGCCGACGAGGCCGGTGTCTTCTACGGGACCCGCACCGTCAAGCAGGCGCTGAACGCCGACGGCCGGCTGTCGGAGGGCGTCGTCCGCGACCGCCCCGCCAAGCCGCAGCGCGGGCTGATGCTCGACATCGCACGCAAGCACTTCACCGCCGGGTGGATCGAGGACACCGTCCGCGAGATGGCCGACCTCAAGCTCAACCAGCTCGGCCTGCACTTCTCCGACGACCAGGGCTTCCGTATCGCATCGGACAGCCACCCCGAGGTGGTCTCCGAGCAGCACCTCACCAAGGCCGAGGTCCGGCGCATCGTGAAGCTGGCCGCCAGCCGCCACATCACGGTGATCCCGGAGATCGACTCGCCCGGCCACCTCGGAGCGGTGACGCGCGCGCACCCCGGACTCCAGCTGCGCGACACCAGCGGCGTGGCGGCGCCCGGCGCCGTGGACATCGCCAACCCCGAATCGGCGCGGATCGTGGACGACCTGCTGCGCGAGTACGCCGACGTCTTCCCCGGCCGGTACTGGCACCTCGGCGGCGACGAGTACCAGGCACTGATGAAGCGGGACCCCGAGGCGTCGTACCCGGGACTCGCCCGCCAGGCCGTCCGCTCGTACGGCCCCGACGCGAAGATCCAGGACCTGGCCACCGGCTGGCTGAACGACCGCGCCGAGACGCTGCGCCCCCACGGCAAGCGCCTGAAGGCATGGAACGACGGCCTCCACGCCGGCGGCGTCGTCAAGGCTGACCAGGACCGCGAGGTCGAGTACTGGACCGGCAAGGAGCTGGGCGCGCGGCAGCCGGTGGAGTACCTGAACGAGGGACGCGAGCTGGTCAACGCCAACGACGAGTACCTCTACTACGTACTCGGTGAGCCGAACACCTTCACCTACCCGACGGGCCGCCGCATCTACGAGGACTGGACCCCGCTCGTCCTGCGCGGCACGACCCCCGTACCGGCGCGCTACTCGGACCAGATCCTCGGCGGCCGCCTCGCCGTCTGGTGCGACCTGTCGAACGCCCAGACGCAGGAGCAGGTCGCGCGCGGCATCCACCTGCCGCTGCGCGCCCTCGCCCAGAAGACCTGGGACTCGGGCAAGCCGGCCCTCGGCTGGGAGGGCTTCAAGGCGCTGGCCGGGCGTACGGGCTGAGCTGCGGAATCGTGATGGACGGCCGGTACGCGCGCTGACGCGCATGCAGCACCTCAAGGCCACGGCAGGGCCCGCTGGTTCAACTGAGCCGCCGCTTCCTGGACCGGCTGGGACTGTGATCGTCGGTGAGCGGGCTGTGACGTAAACGCGGCGCTGTACGCAGTCGGAAGGAGAGGGTCCGCAATCGTGCGGGCCAAGCAGTGCCTATGGAGGCATCGTGACCCTGGTGGAACTGATCGGCCGCGCCGATGAACGGAGCCTGGCCGCGAGCGCGGTCGCCTGCCTGGACCGCTGCCTGCCGCTGCTGGAGTACGTCGAAGGCGCCGGGCGCATAGGCCTCGACACCGACGAGGCGCTCAGACCCCTGTGGGTCGCGGTCGAGGGCGGCGACGCCTGGCTCGGCCAGCTGCGCAGGGTCGCGGCCGTCGTGCAGCGCGTCGCGGGTGCGGCCCCCGGCGAACTGGCTCCTTTCGCCATCCGCATGGCCTCGGCGGTCCCGGCCGCGTACCACGGTCCCGAACTGCGCGACTGGGCCGAGGACTGCTCGGCCGCGGTGCTGGAGGTCCATCTGCGGCTGGACGGGGTGGCGACGGGCAACGACGAGGCGCGTGTGAAGGCGTACCGGAACGGCGAGACCGACGGCATCAGCCCGCTCACGTCCGGCGAACTGCGCCGCCAGGCCCAGCTCCTCGAAATGCTCGCCGAAGGCTCGGGCGGCGGCGGGCTGAACCACGCCCTCCAGCTCTCGAACGAGGGCAAGCGCGTACTGCGGGCCGCGGCCTCACGCCGGGCCCGCAACAAGGGCTGAGCGGCTCTGCCTCAGACGAGCAGCCACTTCACGACCGCACGGCCCTCGTCGGCGGCGCGCGCGTAGAAGGCGCGGAGCTCGCCGTGACAGCCGGCGAAGTGGTCCCGGACTTCCGACGCGTCGTAGGGCTGCCCGTACAGCCTCGTCAGGTCCTCGCGTCCGGCCTGCCACAGCGCGTCGAACGACACCGTGGCCAGGTACGCGGCGGCCTCCGCCACCTGCGGCGGGGTGAGGACGACGAACGGCGGCAGCTGGTGGTCCGGGTAGTGGACCGGCCGCCCGCCGAGCACCGGCAGCTCCTCGGGGCCGGGCGGGCCCGGACGGGCCGGCGCACCCGAGTACAGGCGCTCGACGTCGAGGTAGTCCTTGTCCAGTACGGCTTCGGTCGCGGTCCGGCACCGGGCGCGGACGACGTCCCAGTCGTCGGCGAACAGTGCCCGCAGGTGGTCGGGATCGTCGCTCACGACCTCCTGGGGCACCGAACGCAGATGGAAGCAGAGGCTCAACTCGCCGCCTTGCCCGCGTGCTCAGCCAGCTTGGTGACCTGGCTGGTGAAGAGATCCTGCGGGAGCTTCGCCTTCGCCGGCTGGGCGAGGTGGATGGTGAAGAACGACGCCACGGTGTTGTCCTCGCGCACGAGCGTGAAGCGCATCGGGACCTGCGTGCCCTGGACCTCGCCCGTCATCACGAAGGACAGCGAGTCGTCGCCGGCCTTCGCGTTCTGCTCCGGCTTCACCGAGACGTACTTGACCGTCGCACCGCCGTTGTTGCCGGTCGTCGAGAAGCCGCCCGCGCAGTTGGTCATCGCCTTGCGGACACCGTCGAGGGTCTGCTGGGCGCCTTCCCCTTCGTACGAGAGAAGGCCGGTCGTCACGGCCAGGCCCGGCGCGGTGGCGGAACCGTAGGTGCGGCTGGCCCAGGCTTCGGCCTCGGGCGTACGGCCCGTGCCGGACGCCGTCATGTCGGCAAGGGCGGTGCACTCCGGCTTGTCGGCCTTGGGGCGCACGGCGGGGGCGGTGTTGTCCTCGGCCTCGTAGGCCTTCGCGTCGGCCTTGCCGACGAGGGCCGCCTTGAGCTGGGCCTCGGTCAGGACGGCGCCCTGAGACTCCTTCGCGGGCTGGTCGGTCTTGGGGGAGTTGGCGTCCGAGCTCGAACAGCCCGTCGTCAGGGCCAGCAGGGCGGCCGCAGCGGTGACGGCCGGGACGAGAGTGCGTGAAGCGAGGGTCTTCATGACTGCCTTACTGGTGGGACCTACTGGCCGAAAGGGCCGGGGCCCCTCCTGAGAGAAGGGGCCCCGGTGATGTGCGTGACTTACGGGTTGAGGACCTTGCCGATCGCTGCGCCCGTGGGGGCGCCCAGCGCCGTAGTGCCGTAGTAGATCCCGGAAGAGGTGACTACGCCGCTCGTGCTGCTGTTGTCGAGCTGGAGGACGGTGCCGTTGCCCGCGTCCTCGCCGTCCGCGCCGATCGCCAGGTCCGCCCGGGTGTAGCCGGACAGGTCGGTCAGCGATACCGCCGAGCCGAAGCGGTCGTTGGCCTCGGCCGTGCCCGGAACACCCGAGGTGTCCTGGGAGTACGCGACAGAGCCCGTGCCGGTCGGGCCGGTGGACGTGCCGAGCAGCAGGACGGTCTGGCCCGCATTGGCGTACGAGACGCCGCTGCGGGTCAGGTCCTCGCCGGGCTGACCGGCGAGGATGTCGCCGTACCCGTCGAGGTTGACGTCGCCGACCGAGACGGACGCGCCCAGGTCGTCACCGGTCTCGCCGCCGCCGGGGACGCCCGCGGTGTCCTGGTGGAGGGTCTTGACGCCGGTGGACGTCAGTCCGGTCGAGGAACCGAACACGGCGCTGACCGCTCCGCCCTTGGCGGTGTGACCCGACTCGGTGGCGGAGGGTTGGCCGACGGCGAGGTCGGTGTAACCGTCGCCGTTGATGTCACCGCTCGCGAGCGAACGGCCGCCGCGCGCGGTCAGGATGCCGACCCGCTGGAGGCCGGACGACGAGCCCTTCAGCCACAGGAGGCGTCCGGCGCCCGCCGGGTCGCGGTAGGAGACCGCCACATCGGCGTAGCCGTCACGGTTGAAGTCGCCGCTCGCGGCGGACGCGTAGGAGACGGCGCCGGTGTACGCCGCCGTGTTCAGGTAACCGTTCTTCGCGGCCCCGGTCTTCGAGTCCCAGGCCCACCAGCGGCCCGGCTTGCCCGGGGCGACGGAGAAGACGTCGGACCTGCCGTCGGCATTGAAGTCGCCGGTGGCGACGGTCGCGCCGAGTGCCTCGCCCGAGGTGCGGGTGGCCGCGTTGGTCCAGTACGAGGTGCCGGTGGTGAGCCCGGGGCCGTACATGACGGTGACGGAGCCGGTGTTGACCTGCGTCGACGTGCCGTTCTCGCCGGGGGCGCCGACGACCAGGTCGGCGAAGCCGTCGCCGTTCACGTCGCCGTACGCCGACGTGGAACCGAAGCGGTCGTCGCCCTCATTGCCACCGGGCACACCGGGGCTGTTCTGGCTCAGCGTGCGGCGGGCCGCGGCGACCGGGCCGTCCGTGGAGCCGGGCAGCACGGTGATGGTGCCGCTGCCGCTCGCGACCTTCGGCGTACCGACGGCGAGGTCGGTGATGCCGTCGCGGTCGAAGTCGGTGGTCGGGATCGCGGAGTTGCGGCCGGCGCCGGCGGCGAACTTACGGATCGCGGGCAGCTTGCTGTACAGGTTCGCGCCGGGGCACGCGGTGGCGAAGCCGTCGCGGTGGCCGGAGATGGTGTTCAGCGTGGCCATCTGGCCCTTGTTGTACTTGCCGGTGTTGGCGGCCGCTTCCAGCGTGACCGTGCCGGTCGGGCTGACGCCGTACTGGCCGAGCTTCCAGGCGGCGACGCGCGCGGCCGAGTCCAGGGCGGCCTGGGTGGGCTTGCCCGACTCGAAGTTGCCGAGCAGCGCGATGCCGGTGGAGTAGGAGTTGAAGCCGTACGTGTGCGCGCCGAGGACGGGCAGGTCGACGCCGCCCTCACGGCCTTCGAAGATCTGGCCGCACTTGTCGACGAGGAAGTTGTAGCCGATGTCCTTCCAGCCGTCGTAGCCGGCGCTGGGACGCGGCGTCACGTGGTACGCGTAGATCGCCCGGATCATGGCGGGGGACTCGGCGCAGCTGTAGTTGTTCGAGTCGACCGTGTGGTGGACGAAGACGGCCTGGACCTTGTCGATGTACTCGGGGTCGCTGTAGTTCGTCGCGAGCGACTTGTCCGGGCCCCAGCCTGCGCGCAGGGTCATCGGCGGCCGCGTCACGGTCGACGGCGGCGCGGTGGGGATGGTCGGCGTAGGCGACGGGCTGGCGGTCGGGCTGCCGGTGGCGGTCGCGGACTCGGTGGCCGTGGCGGTGTCCGTCGGCGTGGCGGTCGCACTCTCGGTGGCCGTGGCCGTGGCCGTGGCGGTGTCGGTCGGCGTGGGAACCGCCGTGTCGGTCGCCGGGTCGGACGGAGTCGCGGTCGCGGCCGGGGTTTCGGTCTCCTCGACGGCGTACGCCGCAGACTGGGCGTCCGCGCCCGGGGCCTTGGCCTCCTTCGGGGTGACGCCCGGGTCCACCAGGGTCAGCTCAAGACCCTTGGGCAGCCCGGCGGTGGAGGTGCCGTCGGCCTTCAGGATGCGCCCCTCGACGCCGTCGGAAGCCCCGACCCACAGCGGCTCGGACATACCGGGCAGCTTGGCCTTGGCGTCGCGCTTCTCGGCCAGGTGCTGGTCGAGATGCACCTCCAGCCACTTGCCCCACTCACCGGTCTCGCGGCTGCGCGTACGCACCTCCGCCGTGCCGTCGATCTCGGCGTCCGGGTCGGCCCAGGTGACGCCGACCAGCGAGAACGGGTCCGTACCTGTACGCGGCAGATCCCGCTTCGTGCTGCCGGTGCCCTTGAAGGCGAGGGCATGCACCTTGGCCTTGCGCGGCTTGACCCTGTCCTGTGCGGGGTCGGCGTCGGGATTGGCGATGGCGACGGTGACCGCCCCTGCACCGCCGAGTACCACCGCGCCGATGGTCAGCCATGCTCGGCGCTTCAGGCTCAGCGGTCTGTAGGCGTGCGACTTGCGCGGGCTCAAATCCCTTACCCCTCATGAGAGTTCATTTGCGGCACACCAGTCACAGGGGCCGCCTGTTATACCCAGCGCACCGCCCTGCGGAAACGTCACACACGACGCTTCGGCGAGGACGGCGCGCAGGAAACTTGCCGGGAATGCCGAGGTACCGCGTACGGCTCAGGGAGTCGGCACCTCGTCGACGTGCGAGCCCGCGGACGCGGCGAGCGCCACTGGGACGGTCATCAGCCGATGGTCCCGTCGCCCTTGGGCAGCGCGCCGGTGCAGGTGGCCCGGCCGAACTTGCCCATGGCGGTGGCGCGCTGGACGTGCTTGCCGCGAATGGCGAGTGTGCAGCTGGCCTGGCCGCCCTTCTGGTCCAGGGTGACGTAGACGGTGGGCGCCTTGCCGATCGGGACCTGTACGGACTTCTTCCACGGCAGCCGGACCCCGGACACGACGGTGGCGTCGCCGGCCTCGTTGCGGGCGAGGTAGGAGATGTCGGCGGTGCCCTCGCCGGTGACTTCGTAGGTCACCTCGGCGGTGGGGACGGCGCGGGGCTTCGGCTCGTCGGGGGTGTCGAGGATGCCGTAACCGACGAGTCCGCCGCAGGCGACAAGAAGCGTCAGGGCGACGGCAATTGCGCGCCGGTCCATTCCCTTTGGCTCGTCAGTCGAAACCTCTGAACTTTCGACGATATCCGTCGTCGCTGGCGGCATGGGAAGTCCATCTTTCAATCGGCTGGAAAATTCGGAACCGGCCGGTTATACACCAGGCGATCCGGCGCGCGCGAGCATGCGGAAGAAGCGGACGTATCCGAATTGTTCGTGGGGTTGACGTGGTGCCGTCAACCTGACTAGACATCACCCTGCTCCTGGCCAGGGGTGATGCAAGTTCACCCCGCAAGCCGGTCCTGCAATTCGGGGCCGGCGTAATCGGCGTGCCCTCATTTTGGGCCGCCCCAGGAAGGGCATTGTGAATATAAGGTTGGGGAGATTCATCTCCTGCCTTGTGGTGTCGGCGGTCGCAGGTACTGCGCTACCGCAAGTGGCTTATGCCGCGCCGGCATCCGGGGACGACGACGGAAAGGGAGTCGTCGATACGGTAAAGGGTTGGTTTTCGGACGAGGATGATTCCGAAAGGGAATTGGCCAAACCGCCCGTCGGCGGGAAGCTCGAGATACCGAGCCGGGAGAAGCTGCCGAAGGGCAAGAAGCTTCCGAAGGCCAAGCGCGTCAAGGAGCTGACCGGGCAGCGCACCGCGCAGGCGCGTTTCTGGCAGATGTCGGACGGCCGGGTGGAGGCCGAGCTGTCGGCCGTCCCGGTTTCGTACAAGGCCGGCAAGTCCTGGAAGTCGATCGACACCTCCGTCCGTGCGACGGACGCGAAGGGCTTCGACTTCGCCAACACCGCCAACTCCGGGCGGAGCTGGTTTGGTTCGGATCCGAAGAAGCTGATGCGCTTCGAGGCACCGGACGGCCGCTCGGTCAGCCTGGGCCTGGAGGGAGGCAAGAAGGATCTCGCTCCCACCTCCAAGGGCGACACCGTTTCCTACAAGGACGCGGTGGCGGGTGCCGACCTGGAATACAAGGTGGGCCGCGGCAAGGTCAAGGAGAACATTGTCCTTGATGCGGCTCCTTCCAAGCCGGTGTCTTTTGTGTTCACCCTGGGCACCGAGGGGCTGACGCCGAAGGCGCGCAAGGACGGCTCGATCGCCCTGTTCGGCGAGGCGCCGAACACTCCTGTCCTGGTGATTCCGGCGCCGTATATGACGGACGCCAAGAAAGACGAGCTGTCGCCGACCGGTGGTACGTATTCC from Streptomyces spiramyceticus carries:
- a CDS encoding 2-oxo-4-hydroxy-4-carboxy-5-ureidoimidazoline decarboxylase, translated to MSGRTPVPQQKHGPAVAAGLDRFNAAPAGAAEAALLACCGSRRWAQRLVAHRPYPDLESLLAAADEAAYDLSCDEISDALADESSAGLRDGAPASAHTALRAAHAAYESSFGHAFVICLDGLRPEEQLNQVLGGIRTRLGNEVDEERAVAADELRRLARGRLAHLVSEPQKSVDFRENADHPGHTGRPRPAR
- a CDS encoding beta-N-acetylhexosaminidase gives rise to the protein MSQFRGPLAVAAVSLSIPLIALAVPSKPSAPTAAPAAPSKSASPKPAAPSKPAAAPSKPAAAPSKPAAPSAPAGPSKAPGAIPSVREYDAATGPGWQPGRGTRVVVAPDNSRVLADEGRLLAQELKRGFLPAGSGRAGDIELAIMPGGAPESYTLTVRDGRVRVTGADEAGVFYGTRTVKQALNADGRLSEGVVRDRPAKPQRGLMLDIARKHFTAGWIEDTVREMADLKLNQLGLHFSDDQGFRIASDSHPEVVSEQHLTKAEVRRIVKLAASRHITVIPEIDSPGHLGAVTRAHPGLQLRDTSGVAAPGAVDIANPESARIVDDLLREYADVFPGRYWHLGGDEYQALMKRDPEASYPGLARQAVRSYGPDAKIQDLATGWLNDRAETLRPHGKRLKAWNDGLHAGGVVKADQDREVEYWTGKELGARQPVEYLNEGRELVNANDEYLYYVLGEPNTFTYPTGRRIYEDWTPLVLRGTTPVPARYSDQILGGRLAVWCDLSNAQTQEQVARGIHLPLRALAQKTWDSGKPALGWEGFKALAGRTG
- a CDS encoding DUF1877 family protein; its protein translation is MSDDPDHLRALFADDWDVVRARCRTATEAVLDKDYLDVERLYSGAPARPGPPGPEELPVLGGRPVHYPDHQLPPFVVLTPPQVAEAAAYLATVSFDALWQAGREDLTRLYGQPYDASEVRDHFAGCHGELRAFYARAADEGRAVVKWLLV
- a CDS encoding FG-GAP-like repeat-containing protein: MSPRKSHAYRPLSLKRRAWLTIGAVVLGGAGAVTVAIANPDADPAQDRVKPRKAKVHALAFKGTGSTKRDLPRTGTDPFSLVGVTWADPDAEIDGTAEVRTRSRETGEWGKWLEVHLDQHLAEKRDAKAKLPGMSEPLWVGASDGVEGRILKADGTSTAGLPKGLELTLVDPGVTPKEAKAPGADAQSAAYAVEETETPAATATPSDPATDTAVPTPTDTATATATATESATATPTDTATATESATATGSPTASPSPTPTIPTAPPSTVTRPPMTLRAGWGPDKSLATNYSDPEYIDKVQAVFVHHTVDSNNYSCAESPAMIRAIYAYHVTPRPSAGYDGWKDIGYNFLVDKCGQIFEGREGGVDLPVLGAHTYGFNSYSTGIALLGNFESGKPTQAALDSAARVAAWKLGQYGVSPTGTVTLEAAANTGKYNKGQMATLNTISGHRDGFATACPGANLYSKLPAIRKFAAGAGRNSAIPTTDFDRDGITDLAVGTPKVASGSGTITVLPGSTDGPVAAARRTLSQNSPGVPGGNEGDDRFGSTSAYGDVNGDGFADLVVGAPGENGTSTQVNTGSVTVMYGPGLTTGTSYWTNAATRTSGEALGATVATGDFNADGRSDVFSVAPGKPGRWWAWDSKTGAAKNGYLNTAAYTGAVSYASAASGDFNRDGYADVAVSYRDPAGAGRLLWLKGSSSGLQRVGILTARGGRSLASGDINGDGYTDLAVGQPSATESGHTAKGGAVSAVFGSSTGLTSTGVKTLHQDTAGVPGGGETGDDLGASVSVGDVNLDGYGDILAGQPGEDLTRSGVSYANAGQTVLLLGTSTGPTGTGSVAYSQDTSGVPGTAEANDRFGSAVSLTDLSGYTRADLAIGADGEDAGNGTVLQLDNSSTSGVVTSSGIYYGTTALGAPTGAAIGKVLNP
- a CDS encoding MmpS family transport accessory protein — its product is MDRRAIAVALTLLVACGGLVGYGILDTPDEPKPRAVPTAEVTYEVTGEGTADISYLARNEAGDATVVSGVRLPWKKSVQVPIGKAPTVYVTLDQKGGQASCTLAIRGKHVQRATAMGKFGRATCTGALPKGDGTIG